TTCGTCCGTGGTGGATACTGTCCGGCACTTCACGTCTCAGTCATTTCCAGTGTGGCCGGCACCCGGACGTTGAGGCTGCGCGGACCACCGAGAAGGGCTTCCTCGCTGCCCATCGGGGACACGGAGAACAAGCCGCTCGCCGCGCCTGTCAGGCCAGAGCCGGTCGCGATGGCCCAAGCGTCCACCAACCGTGCCGCCACCGGGAACCCACCCACACACAAGCACGCAGCAGCTCACGGCAATCGTCACGGCTCCACGACACCGACGCGCTCGAACGACGCATCACCTTCAATGATCGGGACATCGAGTTCGCCTCTCAACGCCGACCACAGAAAATCCGTGAACGACATGTCCAGTCGAGCCCACTCCCCCATTTCCACGATCACCGACCAGTCTTGCCCTGGATTCACTGGCGGCTGGATGAACACATGATTGCCCGAGATCGACCGACACACGGGCAGGCATCCACCAGGGGCCGGATGAACAGCGAACGGATACAGCTCAGGCTGACTCCTGGACAGTTCTGCGAATGCAGAGGAAGCCTGCTCCCACAGCAAGTACAGATTCAGCCCCTGGTCACCACCTGCCGCTCGCGGATGAAAGAGGTAGAGCTGATCACTGATACAGCCTGGACCGTAGGCCGTCACAAACTCCTTGTAGTCCTCCGGAAGCCCTTTCGTCAGATCTGCTTCCAGAGACCGCCAATCACGGTCAACGTCTCCGTTGCCCTGCGGCTCGCTCAGTCGTCGAACGACAGGTTCGCGTAGGGGTCGGGCTCCCCGGTCCAGGGGTTCAGCCCCTCGTCCAGGAGTCGTTGCTCGTGTCCGCCGCTGATGAACCTTGGTGTCAGGTTTCCCCACAAGGTCGCATCGCTCAGTGGACAGTCGTCGAACTCACGGTAGAAGAGGCCGCAGAGGAATCCGGTCATGCCCCGGTCGTACTCAGCCCATCGGGGAGACGACTTCTGGCGCCGCCATACGACGACCGGCCAGCGGTCGGGATCTTCGTGTTCCGTCTTCCAGCACACGATGTCCGCGGCGACGGTGAGGCCCCAGGCCAGAAGAGGTACGGAACCCACATCCCACAGGTCGACCGCATTGCGCGTCTCTCCCGCCATGCCGCCTTCCTCGACCCCGGCAGGCGTGTTCGGCACCAGGATCGAGAAGGAGTCGTCGATGGCTCCAGCTCCGTAGTGCGACATGAAGGTCATGTAGTCCGAGGGAAACCCGTGCCCCCAGGCCGTTCGAAGTGCAGCCCAGTCGACCTCCTGGTCCTCACCGAGGTCGGCCGGCATGACGGACAGGAGACGGGCCACGCCCTCGTCGCGAGATGAATTCATGGCATGGATCCAATCGGCTGGGGCACACCGTTGTGCGTCACGATTCCCAGGTTCCGCCACTGCTGTCGCGACGGGCTGTACAGCGAATTCGGGACGACCACGTCAAAGTCGATCCCAGGCGCCCCGTTCTGGTATACGCCCGAGGCGGCGATGCTACATGGGCCGACGCTTCCTTGCGAGCGACATAGGGTGGCCCCTCTCCCACCGAAAAGCCTCGCCCGACCACCAGTGACCCTTCCGTGTTCCCTCGGCGGTTCCAGCACGGTGGAGGCGACTGGGGCGGCTGCCGCTCCCGCTGGTGCTGAGACGGAGGTGCATTGGGTGCGCTGGTGGTACTGGCCAAGTACCACCAGCGGGGCAGGGAGCAAGCTCGGTGTCAGCCCCGTTGCGGCTCCTCCCGCTGGGCGAGGTGACGGTCCGCTGCGCGCAGATAGCCGCGGACCGTGGTGATCCCCGTCGCCACGAGCAGCGTCCTGCCCTCCTGATCGAAGCTTACGAGGCTCCCCGGGCCAGGATCCTCGCCGGGCAGATAACCCGCTGCGGCCAGGGCGCTCGCCGTGATCTGCCAGGACTGGAACGGCTGGGCCTCCGGGCCCCTGGCCCATGCGCGCACGGCCGCGAGCGGTATCAGAAACAGACTCACGACCAGCAAGAGCCAACGCTCGTCAGAGGATTGCACCGTCACCGCTCTGGTGGTCGGGGCGAGCGGCGTCAGAACGAACAACTTCTGTTGCTGTCCTGTCAGCCGTATGTGGGTGAATTCCCAGAGGGTGCTGGGGGCTTTGGAAGGGACGGCGAACACGCAGCGCGCGTCCGAGATCATCCGTGTCACGACGTCCTTCCAACCCGTGTCCGGCAGGTAGACCCGCACGGCACCGGACGGGGCGATGCGGTCAGCGGGATTGCCGAGGGTGACGAACGGGAGCCACTTGGCGGGCATGGCGGCGACGAGGGCACTCTCCAGATTCGCTGAGTCCTGCCCGGTGCTTTGCCCGAAGGGCTGGTGTTCCGACTCGAACGGCCGCAGATACAGGGTCCGGGGCGTCATAACCGCTTGCGCCGGATCGGACTTGAGCCGGTTTGCGGCCTCCACGAACAATACTGCCGTCCCCAGGACGGCGAAAAAGGACGGGATGGTCCACACGAGTCCCGTCCAGCGCTCGACGCCGTGGGAGTGCATGGCTTCGCGTCCGACATAGAAGCTCGTTGCGGGAGCAAGCAGGGCTGTCGCGGCGGCCAGCGTATTCAGGCATCGGACGCCGATCGCGTTAAGAGTTCCGCGTGGTCCCGTACGACGGCGAGGTCGCAGAAGGATACAAGTCAGCAGAATCGATGACGATCCCAGCACAGCGCCCAGGGGAGCACCGACCGCAGAATCGGTGAAGGTGGAGGAGAAGTCGGTGTGGTCGAAGACGATCACCGCGTAGGTCGAACAGAGAACGAGAAACGGCGCAAGCAGGAACCAGTGGCGAGACCGAGGGCCTGGCAGCATTCCTCGCCCACGCAGCACTCGTTCGGCCAGCCCCATACCCGCGGCGGTGAGAAGTATCCCGGTATAGAAGCCCGGCAGAGCGAGCACGAAAAAACCGACTCCATCGAGTATCGACTGAAAAATCAGCTTCGTAGTGCCCCAGATCAGCTCCGGAGTGCTCATGTGCCCTCGCCCCGTTATATTGCCGCCCGCAGCAGTCATACGGACAGCGTGCCTGCGAACAACAGGAGGTGAGCCCCGGCGAACACGATGGGAACCACCCGTTCCGAGGTACCGAGTTCGGCGTAACGGCCGCGCCAGCCACGTTTGCGGTCCCTCTGGAGCACTTGCCACTCATCGGCGAAAATCTGTACAGGGAGCCGCTCTTCGAGCCGGTTGATGACGACGAACTTGGCCCGGTTCAGGTCTCGGTAGCTACGCAGTTGCATCCACCAGGTCGCGGAAAGCGCGACCCCTGCCAGCGCGAGTGCCAGAGCAATCCACCAGGGAGAGGGCTCGACCTGCGGCCTGCTGAAACCGATAAGGGTCACCATCGCGCTCTGCACGGACAAGAAGAAGGCGTTGGCAATTCCCCGACGCGACGAAACCCGGTCCGCCATCTCCACGGCGAGCTTGTACAGCTCCAGATCGTCGGACGATTCCGCATCGGGAACGGGTGAGGACGTGTCCACCTGGCACCCCAAGGACTCGTTCCGGGGGGCATCCCGCCTCCGCCGGCGACTACTCCGGTTGGCCGTCACGCGGGTATGACCTGCACGGAGTCCGCACGGATAAAGTCGATGTTCCAAGCCGCGAGCTGCTCGAAGTGCGTCGCGCTGACGGCCGCACCGAGATTTCTGCCCACATGGCGCCCCCTAGTTGTCCCGGGCCACGGGCCGTTCCTACCGTCCCGCGTACGGCGAGTACACGGGATCGGCGTGCGCCGGGATGAGGCCAGTCTCGGTGAGCCTAACGCCTGCCGTACATACGACAGTTGGCCCATTCAGTCCCACCAGCGGGACCACAGCCGTGGGTGGGGCGCTGGGATCGGGCACTGCTTAGGTAGGGAGTGGAGGGCCTCCTCGGTCAGCGCACTCATCCGGCATCTCCTCGGCCCTGGGGGTGCGTCCTTGGAAGTGGTGTACGGGTTCGACCTGATCCGGGGGTTTGCTCCGGCTTCAGAGTGAGGCCCGCATAGACGAACGGTCACCGGCTGATCTTCGAAGTGTCGAAGCCTCGAAGGAGATCAGCACGATGACCGCTCCAGACAGTCTGCCCCTGCACGCCCTCATGTCCGCGGAGGCGGATGCCGTCTGCAACGCCGAATACGGGCAGGTCAGCGACGAACGCGTCAACCACCGCAACGGCTACCGGCCACGCGAGTGGGACACCCGCGCCGGCACCGTCGAGCTCGCCGTCCCCAAGCTGAGGCAGGGCAGTTACTTCCCGCACTGGCTCCTGGAACGCAGGCGGCGGGCCGAGCAGGCACTCATCAGCGTGGTCGCCACCGCCTACCTGCTCGGTGTGTCCACCCGGCGGTCGAGAAGCTCGCCGAGTCCCTTGGGGTCACCCAGCTGTCGAACTCCCAGGTCAGTGCGATGGCCCGGCACCTGGACGAGCAGGTCGCCGCGTTCCGCAACCGGCCGCTGGACGCCGGGCCGTATGCGTTCGTCTGGGTGGACGCGCTGACCCAGAAGGTCCGCGAGGGCGGCCGCATCATCAACGTCCACGCGCTGATCGCGGTCGGCGTCAACGCCGACGGACACCGCGAGATCCTCGGCATCGACGTCGCCACGGCCGAGGACGGCGCGGGCTGGCTGGCCTTCCTGCGCCCACTGATCGCCCTCGGCCTGTCCGGGATCCAGTTCGTCATCTCGGACGCGCACGCCGGCCCCGTCGATGCCATCGGCGCCGTTCTGCCTGGCGCGTCGTGACAGCGCTGCCGCACCCACTACGCCCGCAACCTGCTGAGCCAGGTTCCGAAATCGGCCCAGCCGTGGGTGGCCACGCTGCTGCGGACGGTCTTCGAACAGCCCGACACCGACGCCGTCCGAGCACAGATGGCACACGTCTTGGACGCCCTGGAGGCCAAGTTCCCCAAAGCAGCGGCCCACTTACACCTCCCAGCACGACCTGCAGGCCTTCACCCTCGGCCTGGGCACGGCTCACCAGCTCGTCGATCAGCTGGTCGCCCACGGCCTTCGCCGACACCGCCGCTGCCGACCCGGCAGCCTCGTGCTCGGGCACGTTCTCACTGGTCATCGATGCATCTTCCATGATCGGGAGTTACACCGAACGATTTGCAGTCCCCCGCCCTTACCCGGGTTAGCGTGGAGGCGGCGATCGAGGAGTAGGAGTGCCATGTCTGAGCCCCGGATGGTACGGGAGCAGGAACTCGAACCCGAGGTGGATTTCTACGGGATGTGCCTACAGGATGCGGAGTCCGCCCAGGTCGCGTATCCAGGTGGCCGCGTCATGGACGAGGGCGTGTTCGTAACTGCCCACCCTGGGCGGGTCGATATCGAGAGCGCTGGTCATACTCACACGCCGGCGATGACCACTCAGGTGTGGGACGGCGAACCGCCCCTGGACACCAGTCGCGTGTGGGACCAGCGAGCTGACACCACCGTGCGATCCGCGACGGGCACCCTGGAGGTGTGGGCGGTGGCGTACGGCCCGATCGAGGATGTGATCGAACTGGGGGCTTCCGAGCGGGACTGGCACGTGCGGGTCTACTGCTCCGGCCGAGACGAGGTGGCTCGCGTCATCGAGGAGGAAGGGATCGCCGAGGGCGTCGAGCGCTACCTCGTGCAGTTCTGGCCCCAGCAGGCGTGAGAGTCGGCCCTGGGGGGGACGCCCCCCAGGGCTACCTGGCATTCACTCCGCTATTTGATGGTGACGTAGAAGCCGTCGTCGTCGCCGTCGAGAATGCGATTGAGCGTCATGAACTGTCCGAGAAGATTGCCGGCGTTGCCGTTGTCTGTCTTCGCCAGCGGCAGGACGGAGAAGTTGTTCTTCGGGGCGGAGGGCTCGTACGTCTTCTGAGCGCAGCCCTCATAGGTGGTCGCGAAGGGGTACTCGTCGCACTCCTTCCCGCCCTTGGCGTAGTCGTTGCCGAACGCCTTCTTGCACGCGCTCACCGCGGTGGATCGATTCTTCTTGCGGCGTGCGTTGTCGTGGTAGAGCCGACGCAGCGGCGACTGCGGGCTCGCCCCAGGGACCTTCTTGCCGGCGTTGGCCGGCTTGGTGCTGCCCGGCTTGGTGAACGCGGTCTTGATGTGGTTGGCGACCGCCCTCTCCGGAGAGCCGGCCTTGGTGCTGTAGACCAGCGGGACGAGATAGGTGAAAACTGCTCCCCCTGGGCCTTCTTGGGGAGATACGAAGCCTTGTCCCACCGGGGCGGCAGGAAGAACAGCGTCCCGCTCAGCTCCCCTGCCGCCGTGTAGCCGGGAGGCGGAGTTATCACAGCAGACGCTTCGAAGACGGAGGCGACAGCGTCAGCGGGCTTGGACCCCTGGCCTGCGGCGGCCTTCAGGACACGAGTGAATCCCGCGGGCTGCTGAGCGGCGATGACATCGAAGCTCCGCGCCCCAGGCACCGCGCCGGTCTGGGTGACCTTCGCGGTGCTCGGCCACACCTTGGGTATTTTCACCGACGGCTTGATCATCATGGCCGATGTGGGCAACACACCAGTCTTCTGCATCTTGGTGAAGTACTGGGTGACACGTACGTCGCGGCTGTCCTTCGCTATCGTGCCGACCGATAGATAGACGAACTGAGTCTCGCCTACGGGCCGGCCGTTCTGCGACCACACAGTGAAGAACACCGCACCGGAGCAGGAAGCGAAGCGCGACTTGAAGAAGAACTTCTTGTCCGTGCCCAAGCCCTTGATGCACTCCTGGGGCGTCATCGTGCGAGCGGGCTCGGGATAGGTCACCGGCGGATCAGCCACCGCGGAGCGCTGGCTGCTGACGCGCCCGTACCTGGACGCCGGACCGACGACCTCGGGAGCATGCACGGAACCGGTGAACGCTTCACGCTCCTTGACGAGCAGGTCTTTACCTCCCGCCCGCTGAAGATCGGACAGCGAGGGAAGTCGCGTCCCTACCGGCAGGACACTGGTGTGCATTTCTCTGCTTGGCGGTGTGGCCGCGGCCGGTGATGCCACCGGCAGAGCAGAAGCAGCTACCAGGACACCGGTCGCCGCAGTGATGGAAAAGGTTCGACGAAACGTCACTTCATAATCCCCGTTTGCCTGATGAGGCTGCACACCACCACGCCCCGCAGAACAGTCGGCACGGAGGCTCATCTGGCGCGCAGCAAAGGATGACGACAGCCCCAAGGGGCTCAGGCCGCCCTGGGAACTCCACACTTCATCGAACACGCGTGCCAATCAAGGCAATTTGAGACGTGTGCTCACCACGGCGTGACCGGGAATGCGGGCGTGGGCTCTTGTCGGTCCTGTGGTCGGGTGGGCCCCATGCCGCCGCCACATACGCGCAGCGGACCCAGAGCGTGACTATGCGGGCCGCGTGCTGCCCGGGGTCAGCCGAGGGCGTCGATGGCCTTCACGACCAGAGCCTGCGCATCGGCCCCGTACACGGCCAGTTCTGCGAGCCAGGCGAACGCCCGTAAGTACATGTCGAGTTCGCTCGGCGCCATGACGGTCACCTGCGTGGCGAACATCTCGCCCAAGGTGGCGTCTTCGTGTCTTCCCAGCCGTCGGCTGCCCCAGGCGCTCACGGGCCTGTTCACCCAGGCGCAGCCACGTTGTTACTCTCCGCGCCATGTCGCATGCAGCAGCGCGGGAGATGCGCTCTCCGATCCGGTCGATCCACCCGTACGTACCCGCGGTTGAACAACAGGGCGATGTGATCTGCTCGATGGCGTTGCGCGACGAGTGCGAGCACAAGCTCGTCGCGGAGGTACGCCCCGAGTTCAGAGACGGCACCTCCCCTCGCTGGCGGGTGTGCGGCGAGTGGCTGACCAGTCATCCGTCAGCCATCGCCCACATCACCGCGAACGGCTTCCAGGAGCCCGTCATCCCGTGACAGGGCAACACCGAAACCCCGGCAAGGACTACGCCGGCCGATACACCGCCTGACCGGGGTCCGGCCTCACGATGAGGCCCTCATCGGCCAGTTCCCGCAGGATGCGGCGGGCCTCCTTGCCAGCTGCCTCGCCGCTCGTCGGCTCGTACCCGGCGACGCGCAAGGCCAGGACAGCGCGTTCGGTGTCCCAGGTGCCGGCCAACGCCTGGATCACCGCGGCGAGCGCCTGCTTGTGCGTCAGCGCCTTCTCGGTCATCTCACCCTCCCCTTCCGGAAAACCGCCACAGCATGGCACACGACGGCACGGCCCCTGCCCGCCAGCCGGACCAGCGCAAAGCGGAAGCCGAAGAGACTGCCTTTCGGGAAGCGGCCACGCTACAGAGAAGGCTTGAACCCGGGCACCCACTCGAAGCCGAAGCCGTAGGCACGGTCGATGAGTTCTTGGTTCGACGACCAGGCATCGGCCGTGAACCAGCGCACTTCGCGCCGCAGGTCGAGGGTGTCACGCCCTGGGGTCAGCAGCGCGATGGCGCACGAAGTGGCCCCGGCCGGGGAGTCGTCGAGGTGGATCCGCCAAGTACCGCTCGGCGCGCTGATGGTGACGACGCCACCCAGTGTCCGGAAGTCGACTGCGCCCTCGTAGATGTACACATAGACGAGGAGCTTGGTGAACTGGCGCCGATGCTCCAGGCTGATCCGCAGCGTCTCCCCGTCCGAGGTCTCGCCGGTCCGGTCGTCCTGGTCGATGCTGACATAGGGCCAGGCGTCCAGATCGCCGAACGTCTCCCCGAGGGGCTGCACAGCGGCTCCCACGCCGTCGCGGGTGAGAACCAGGCAGCCCAGATCGAGATCGGCCTCGGAGGTGACCGACCAGTTGAGGTTCACCTGGAGGACTCCCCGGCCCACGATCTCGGCACGTGGCGTCCGTCGCGTGAGTTCCACCGCAACCGGAGGCGGCGATTGCGCCGTCCCTCTCGGCGTGCGCCTCTCGGTCTCGGCGGGAGGCCCGCCACCGCCCAGGTGGATGACACCCCGTCGTCTACCGTCACCACTCAACGAGGCCCCCAAGTTCAGCACATCGTTTGATACCGCTTCGTGACACCCATCCGCTGATGCGATTGTCGTCTAGTATGGCGCGCCTGGTGAAGAAGATGTAAAAGTCTCCACCAGTTCGTTCTGCGCTGCGGGGGGCAAGCGCCACTGGGGCAAGCCTGACCGTTGCCGCGCTTGATCGGCGAGTACGTCCCGGCGTTCACCGGGCAGGGGTGGGAATGTTCGCGGGGACACAACTGGATCAAGGGGTGACGGCACGTCACCTCGAAGACATGGCGCAGGACCCTGCGCTCGCACCGCGCGCCGAGGAACTGCGCGCACTGGCACAGGCGCTCGGCTCAACCGACACGCAGGCCCTCGACGCATGGGCCGACCTGGACCTGATGACACACTTCGCCCGGCCCGAGAGCATCGCCGAGCCGGTGGTCGACAGCCGAGGCGCGCGGTTCAACTCGGCACTGGACTGGATCCTGGGAGCCTTGGTCTTCCTGCCCCTGCTGTTCACCTGGTTCGGACTGTGGCAGGCGTCCAGCGCGTACGGGGCGCTCACGGGCGACGATCCCAAGGCCGCCGGCCGGCCCTTCCTCCAGCTGTGGCAGTCCGGGTTCGACGGGCACCTGGGTGAGGCCTTCCGGTTCGGGCACGTCGCTGTCTTCGGTTGCCTGAGCCTCGCGATGCTCTTCGTCCTCACCGCCGTCCACGGCTACCGGCGCACCGCTGCCGAACGCGACGAGGAGCAGGCGCGCGTCCGTACCCGAGCGGCCCTCGCCCGCCTGGCGCCGGTCCTCACCCGGGCCCAACTCGCACTGAACGCCCATCGATTCGCATCCCCGCAGCGCTTCGCCGCGGAGCTCAATTCGGCAGCGGGCCGACTTCAGCGCATGCAGACCAAGGCCATCGCCACACAGGAAGAACTCACCCGGGCCGCCCAGGTGGTGGGCGAGGCCATGGACAAGGCGGAGCAGCGCCTCGCCCAGGCAGAGTCGTATGTGCGGCCGATCGAGCAGGTCGTGTTGCGCATGGAGGAGACCGTGCGGGACAGCGGCACGGCCATCCAGGCCGCCGTGCAGGGCCTGGACGATCCGGTGACGCAGGCCGGCCGGCGACTGGCCGACGCCGTCAGCGGACAGACCGGCGTGCTCGACAAGGCGCTGGAGGAAGTGCGGGTGGCCGGGGACGGTATGCGCGATCTCCTCGCCCGGACCGCGGATCGGCTGGAGGCGGCGGTCGGCGCCAACGGCAGCAGCGTCCACCAGGCATTGTCGGACGCGGCGCAGCAGGTCGAGGACTCCCTGACCGTACTGGCGGCGTCGCAGCGCGGGTTCACCACCGGCGTCGAGGTCGTCGCGGATGTCAACGGCCGGCTGCTCAACGACCTCGGCTCGGTGGCCGAGCGCACCGGTGAGGCCGCGGAGGTCTCCCGCGAGGCTCTGCTCGGCATCGAGGCCCGCAGCCAGGCCCTTCACGAAGCAGCCGACCGCTTCACCGGCGTCACCGACGCTTTGGTACGGGCGCTGCGCGAGACCGAGACGGCCCGCGCCGAGACCGAGACGGCGCGGAGCGAGGCTGAGGCGGCGCGGGCCGGGGCCGAGGCCGCCCAGAAGCGGGCCGAGGACGAGCTGCGGCAGGCGAGGGAACTGCGGGCCGGAATCGGATCCGCACGGTGAGCCCGGTGAGAAGAGGGTTCCGCTTCACCCCGCTGCATCTCGCCGGATGGCTCTTCGCCGACATGCTGCTCGTGCTCGCCCTCGTGTCCATGGGCGACCGGGGCGATCCGCTGGCCGCACAGGCCGCCACCCGTCCTTCTCCGTCCGCCTCGTCGGGCGACGCCGAGTCGTCGCCCACACCGAGTCCGACTCCGCAGGGCCCCCGGTCCGTGGAGCGCAAGCCGGTGAAGGTCCACGTGACGGCCGCGGTCGGTGACAGGACGCGGATGGTGAAGCAACTCCGGTCGGCCACCGCCCGCTACGAGGGTCGCGCCGCCGCCTTCGTGATGACCTTCGGCCATGCCGTCGAGCCCAGTGACGGTCAGGCGTACGCGCGCGAGATCAACAAGGCTCTGCGCAAGGCGCGACCGGACATGTTCACCGACGCGACGACGCGGGACTTCTGGAACGGCGGTACCGCGGGCGCGGCCGATCTGGAGATCTACTTCTACACCCGTTGACATTCCCCACCTCATGACGGCTGCGCCGTCACCCACGCCTACGCTCAGGAGAGTCCATGCAGATCCTGCCCTTCTACATGGTGTGCGACGAGTCCGGTTCCATGGCGGGAACCGGGGTCGACGCCATCAACTCGGCCCTGCCCGACCTACACCAGGAGATCAGCACCAATCCGAGTGTCGCGGACAAGACCCGTTTCGCCCTGATCGGGTTCTCCACCCAGGCCTCCGTGCTGCAGCCGCTCGCGGACCTGAGCGAGCTGACGCAGCTGCCTTCTCTCTCGGCTGGAGGCGTGACCTCCTTCGGAGCCGCCTTCACGCTGCTCAAGGACACCATCGAGAAGGATGTCGCGGCACTGAAGGCGGACGGCCACGACGTCTACCGGCCCGTGGTCTTCTTCCTGTCCGACGGCAACCCGACGGACAACGGCTGGCGTACGGCGCTCAAGGAGCTGGAGGCGTTCCGCTACGCCCCGAAGATCATTGCCTTCGGAATCAGCGACGCCGACGCCGCCATCATCACGGAGGTGGCCAACTTCAAGGCGTTCATCCAGCAGGACGCCTCCATCACGCCGGCCGTCGCGCTGCGCGAGTTCGCCTCCAGCCTCACCCGGTCCATCGTGAGCTCGGCGACCAGTATGTCCGCACAGGGCGGCGACGGGTTCCAACTGCAGGTCGACGAGCAGGTGCCCGGTTTCACGAGCCTCTCCCTCGACAAGCTGTGAGCGGCCCGATGAACCACGACGCGTCCCACGACGTGTACGGCGAACCGGGTCACGACCCCCGCCGCACGGGCGGACCCGCCGATCCCGACGGCCTCGACGCGCACATCGCGGGCCTGCCGTACGGCGTCATGGCACCCGAGATCCTCCCTGGAGTGCCTGAGGCCGCAGTGCCCACGGCACCGACGACCCCCCAGGCATATGAGGTTGCCGTGCCGTTCACGGAGCCGGAGACGAAGACTGAGCCGGGGCCGGGGCCGGAGACGGAGCGCCTGCGAGGAGTGCCGACGCACGTCGGCAATCGCCCGCCCAGTTATCCGCCTCATCCACTGGGCCGCCCCTCCGTGCGGGACTCGGACCTTTTCGCACCCTTCTCTCCCGTAGTCCTGCTGGACGGGGCCCAGATCGGGAGACTGACCGTGCGTGCCGTCTCCGTGCGGGGCGACTCCCACAACTGGGAGGGCAGTTGCCGCCAGGACGCCATGGCGGTGACGCGGATCGGCCCACCGGAGGCGGAGCTGCTCCTGCTGGCCGTCGCTGACGGGGTGGGCTCCGCCCTGTACTCACATGTGGGCTCCTACCAGTTCTCGCGCCTCACCGCCGTCTACTTGGACCGGGAGGCCGAGAACATCCACGCGGCCCTGTGCGCCGGCGATGGGGAAGAGCTGCGCGTCCTGGCGACCAAGGCCGTCGCCGGCGCGGCCGCCGAACTGCGCTCCGGGTGGGCGCGCACCGCCCAGCACCAGCCCCGGCCCTATGCCGATCAGGACTACGCCACCACGCTGCACGTCCTCCTGGTGCCCACCGACGCGCGCATCCGTGACCGTGTGCTGTTCAGCGTGGGCGACGGCGGCCTGTTCGTACTGCGTGACGGCCGCTGGGAGCAGGGGGATCCGGAGGGAGGCGAGGATCTCCTGGACACCCGCACCGAGGCTCTCCCGCACGCCTACCGCAGCGTCAAGGCCACGGTGCTGCGTACCGCGCCGGGTGAGGTCCTTCTGTTGGGCACCGACGGCATCACCAACCCGCTCACCCAGAAGGACCCGGAGTTCGCGCGCCACCTGGCCGGGGCCT
This genomic stretch from Streptomyces deccanensis harbors:
- a CDS encoding RipA family octameric membrane protein produces the protein MDTSSPVPDAESSDDLELYKLAVEMADRVSSRRGIANAFFLSVQSAMVTLIGFSRPQVEPSPWWIALALALAGVALSATWWMQLRSYRDLNRAKFVVINRLEERLPVQIFADEWQVLQRDRKRGWRGRYAELGTSERVVPIVFAGAHLLLFAGTLSV
- a CDS encoding NucA/NucB deoxyribonuclease domain-containing protein; this encodes MGQGFVSPQEGPGGAVFTYLVPLVYSTKAGSPERAVANHIKTAFTKPGSTKPANAGKKVPGASPQSPLRRLYHDNARRKKNRSTAVSACKKAFGNDYAKGGKECDEYPFATTYEGCAQKTYEPSAPKNNFSVLPLAKTDNGNAGNLLGQFMTLNRILDGDDDGFYVTIK
- a CDS encoding tellurium resistance protein, whose translation is MELTRRTPRAEIVGRGVLQVNLNWSVTSEADLDLGCLVLTRDGVGAAVQPLGETFGDLDAWPYVSIDQDDRTGETSDGETLRISLEHRRQFTKLLVYVYIYEGAVDFRTLGGVVTISAPSGTWRIHLDDSPAGATSCAIALLTPGRDTLDLRREVRWFTADAWSSNQELIDRAYGFGFEWVPGFKPSL
- a CDS encoding vWA domain-containing protein gives rise to the protein MQILPFYMVCDESGSMAGTGVDAINSALPDLHQEISTNPSVADKTRFALIGFSTQASVLQPLADLSELTQLPSLSAGGVTSFGAAFTLLKDTIEKDVAALKADGHDVYRPVVFFLSDGNPTDNGWRTALKELEAFRYAPKIIAFGISDADAAIITEVANFKAFIQQDASITPAVALREFASSLTRSIVSSATSMSAQGGDGFQLQVDEQVPGFTSLSLDKL
- a CDS encoding protein phosphatase 2C domain-containing protein → MNHDASHDVYGEPGHDPRRTGGPADPDGLDAHIAGLPYGVMAPEILPGVPEAAVPTAPTTPQAYEVAVPFTEPETKTEPGPGPETERLRGVPTHVGNRPPSYPPHPLGRPSVRDSDLFAPFSPVVLLDGAQIGRLTVRAVSVRGDSHNWEGSCRQDAMAVTRIGPPEAELLLLAVADGVGSALYSHVGSYQFSRLTAVYLDREAENIHAALCAGDGEELRVLATKAVAGAAAELRSGWARTAQHQPRPYADQDYATTLHVLLVPTDARIRDRVLFSVGDGGLFVLRDGRWEQGDPEGGEDLLDTRTEALPHAYRSVKATVLRTAPGEVLLLGTDGITNPLTQKDPEFARHLAGAWGGPEVPSLSDFLWQAQTRAKSYDDDRTVICVWEEQG